In one Drosophila gunungcola strain Sukarami chromosome 2R unlocalized genomic scaffold, Dgunungcola_SK_2 000004F, whole genome shotgun sequence genomic region, the following are encoded:
- the LOC128254184 gene encoding uncharacterized protein LOC128254184, whose product MLLQRVWLPQLNHHLRQYAKKSRAHFKPIMAVNKRMVHQEILHYVNPFARINVKSDVFLRIQPADVHQYTSGDVFIAQMCGGQVKNSNVSLDVKITDDDKVVNVVVKQLAEQPSQFECNLQIPVRSDVSVEAKGNVRVEGVQSELLQVKAAGGILTKNVKATNIKLYSENGNINCQGTLLGKITEIETHCGNISVDKLQGDSLNCSTKAGSIVTDCCYVENSKFQTQTGRLELKNVHKTSQVHVHQSGEINMTGVHGNLQVMTKGGSLNLQLSELVGHNKIDAQNLKDEAIIHISQAIEQDLHIEVTAAEVKLETELEHVAHALNEDKSKFLLNKSNTHRLQVSSTGDKGVRLGKQSWSDMMRQKLQAIGTEAP is encoded by the exons ATGCTGCTGCAACGTGTGTGGTTGCCGCAATTAAACCACCACCTGCGTCAATACGCCAAAAAGTCCCGCGCCCACTTCAAGCCGATCATGGCCGTAAACAAGCGCATGGTCCACCAGGAGATCCTGCATTATGTAAACCCCTTTGCCAGGATCAACGTAAAGTCCGATGTTTTCCTGCGCATCCAGCCCGCGGATGTGCATCAGTACACCAGCGGAGATGTGTTCATAGCCCAAATGTGCGGCGGCCAAGTCAAGAACTCCAATGTCTCGCTGGATGTGAAAATAACCGATGATGACAAGGTGGTCAATGTGGTGGTCAAGCAACTGGCAGAGCAGCCCTCGCAGTTCGAGTGCAATCTGCAGATTCCCGTGCGATCCGATGTCTCCGTGGAGGCCAAAGGCAATGTCCGGGTGGAGGGAGTCCAGAGTGAGCTGCTGCAAGTCAAGGCGGCTGGAGGCATCCTCACCAAGAATGTTAAGGCCACCAACATCAAGCTGTACAGCGAAAACGGAAACATCAACTGCCAAGGCACGCTGCTGGGCAAGATCACCGAAATAGAGACACATTGTGGG AACATTTCAGTGGACAAACTTCAGGGAGACAGCCTGAATTGCTCCACAAAGGCTGGCAGTATTGTAACTGACTGTTGCTATGTGGAAAACTCCAAGTTTCAGACGCAAACAGGACGCCTGGAGCTCAAGAATGTCCACAAAACAAGCCAAGTGCATGTCCACCAGTCGGGGGAAATCAACATGA CTGGAGTACATGGCAATCTCCAAGTAATGACCAAAGGAGGCAGCTTAAATCTGCAACTATCCGAGCTAGTGGGTCATAACAAAATCGATGCCCAGAACTTGAAAGACGAGGCTATCATTCACATATCTCAAGCCATTGAGCAGGATCTCCACATAGAGGTGACAGCCGCTGAAGTGAAATTGGAAACCGAACTGGAACATGTGGCCCATGCTCTCAACGAAGATAAGAGCAAATTCCTGCTCAACAAATCGAATACACACCGCCTGCAGGTCAGCAGCACTGGCGACAAAGGCGTCCGCCTGGGAAAACAATCGTGGAGCGATATGATGCGCCAAAAACTGCAGGCCATTGGAACCGAGGCGCCCTAG
- the LOC128254188 gene encoding V-type proton ATPase subunit D 1, whose protein sequence is MSGKDRLPIFPSRGAQMLMKARLAGAQKGHGLLKKKADALQMRFRMILGKIIETKTLMGDVMKEAAFSLAEAKFTSGDINQVVLQNVTKAQIKIRTKKDNVAGVTLPVFESYTDGADTYELAGLARGGQQLAKLKKNYQSAVKLLVELASLQTSFVTLDEVIKITNRRVNAIEHVIIPRIDRTLAYIISELDELEREEFYRLKKIQDKKREARIKADAKKAELLQQGIDVRQQANILDEGDDDVLF, encoded by the coding sequence ATGTCCGGAAAAGATAGGCTACCGATCTTCCCGTCCCGTGGTGCTCAGATGTTGATGAAGGCCCGTCTAGCTGGCGCACAAAAGGGCCATGGCCTGCTCAAGAAGAAGGCGGATGCCCTCCAGATGCGATTCCGCATGATTCTGGGCAAGATCATCGAGACCAAGACCCTGATGGGCGATGTTATGAAAGAGGCGGCCTTCTCGCTGGCGGAGGCCAAGTTCACGTCGGGCGACATCAACCAGGTGGTGCTGCAGAACGTGACCAAGGCCCAGATCAAGATCCGCACCAAGAAGGACAACGTGGCGGGCGTGACCCTGCCCGTTTTCGAGTCCTACACGGACGGAGCCGACACCTACGAGCTGGCCGGCTTGGCCCGTGGTGGCCAGCAGCTGGCCAAGCTGAAGAAGAACTACCAGAGCGCCGTCAAGCTGCTCGTGGAGCTGGCCTCGCTGCAGACCTCGTTCGTCACCCTGGACGAGGTGATCAAGATCACCAACCGTCGTGTGAACGCCATCGAGCATGTGATCATTCCGCGGATCGACAGGACACTGGCCTACATCATCTCTGAGCTGGATGAACTGGAACGCGAGGAGTTCTATCGGCTGAAGAAGATCCAGGACAAGAAGCGCGAGGCGAGGATCAAGGCCGATGCCAAAAAGGCGGAGCTCCTGCAGCAGGGCATCGATGTGCGCCAACAGGCCAATATTTTGGACGAGGGCGACGACGATGTGCTGTTCTAA